A stretch of the Serratia marcescens genome encodes the following:
- the cydX gene encoding cytochrome bd-I oxidase subunit CydX — MWYFAWILGTLLACAFGIITALALEQSEATKAQQDGK, encoded by the coding sequence ATGTGGTATTTTGCCTGGATTCTCGGAACGCTTCTTGCCTGCGCCTTCGGCATCATCACGGCGCTGGCGCTTGAGCAGAGCGAAGCGACCAAAGCTCAGCAAGACGGTAAGTGA
- the ybgE gene encoding cyd operon protein YbgE, translating to MSSSVIDKLYAVTDKGPIRALSLVLALILAGCVFWDPTRFAAKTSSLEIWEGLLLIWAVCAGVIHGFGFRPQRSVWRAFFAPLPAIVILCAGLLYVSL from the coding sequence ATGAGCTCGTCCGTGATTGACAAGCTGTACGCTGTCACCGACAAGGGCCCGATCCGGGCCCTTTCCCTGGTGCTGGCGTTGATTTTGGCGGGATGCGTGTTCTGGGATCCGACGCGTTTCGCCGCCAAAACCAGCTCGCTGGAGATTTGGGAAGGGCTGTTGCTGATTTGGGCGGTGTGCGCCGGGGTGATCCACGGTTTCGGATTCCGCCCGCAGCGCAGCGTCTGGCGCGCCTTTTTCGCGCCGCTTCCCGCAATTGTGATCTTGTGCGCAGGATTACTTTACGTTTCTTTATAA
- the ybgC gene encoding tol-pal system-associated acyl-CoA thioesterase, with the protein MSNTLFRWPVRVYYEDTDASGVVYHARYVAFFERARTEMLRQHNFHQQQLLSEQVAFVVRRMTVDYLAPARLDEQLEVQSEITCLRGASLTFAQRIVNSDGALLSQADVLIACIDPHQMKPRALPKSIVAEFKQ; encoded by the coding sequence GTGAGTAATACGTTGTTTCGATGGCCGGTTCGCGTTTACTACGAGGATACCGATGCCAGTGGTGTGGTCTATCACGCCCGCTACGTCGCCTTTTTTGAAAGAGCGCGCACAGAGATGCTGCGTCAGCACAACTTTCATCAACAGCAGCTGCTCAGTGAACAAGTCGCTTTTGTCGTCCGGCGCATGACGGTGGATTATCTGGCTCCGGCTCGTCTCGACGAGCAACTGGAGGTCCAGAGCGAAATCACCTGTCTGCGCGGGGCTTCTCTCACGTTTGCTCAACGCATTGTCAATTCTGACGGGGCCCTACTGAGCCAGGCTGATGTCCTGATTGCCTGTATTGATCCACACCAAATGAAGCCAAGAGCGCTTCCTAAGTCTATTGTCGCGGAGTTTAAGCAGTGA
- the tolQ gene encoding Tol-Pal system protein TolQ — MTDMNILDLFLKASLLVKLIMLILICFSVASWAIIIQRTRILNAATRDAEAFEDKFWSGIELSRLYQESQARRDSLTGSEQIFHSGFKEFARLHRANNHAPESVIEGASRAMRISMNRELETLETHIPFLGTVGSISPYIGLFGTVWGIMHAFIALGAVKQATLQMVAPGIAEALIATAIGLFAAIPAVMAYNRLNQRVNKLEQNYDNFMEEFTAILHRQAFSSDSK; from the coding sequence GTGACTGACATGAACATCCTAGATTTATTCTTGAAGGCGAGCCTGCTGGTTAAGCTTATCATGTTGATTTTGATATGCTTCTCGGTAGCATCTTGGGCGATCATCATTCAGCGTACCCGCATCCTCAATGCGGCGACGCGTGACGCCGAAGCCTTTGAAGACAAATTCTGGTCCGGTATCGAGCTTTCCCGTCTGTACCAGGAAAGTCAGGCGCGTCGCGATAGCCTGACCGGTTCCGAGCAGATCTTCCATTCCGGATTCAAAGAGTTCGCCCGCCTGCACCGCGCCAACAACCATGCGCCGGAGTCGGTGATCGAAGGGGCGTCGCGTGCGATGCGCATTTCTATGAACCGCGAGCTGGAAACGCTGGAAACCCATATTCCGTTCCTCGGCACCGTCGGTTCGATCAGCCCGTACATCGGCCTGTTCGGCACCGTGTGGGGGATCATGCACGCCTTTATTGCGCTGGGCGCGGTGAAGCAAGCCACGCTGCAGATGGTGGCGCCGGGTATCGCCGAAGCACTGATCGCCACCGCGATCGGTCTGTTCGCCGCCATCCCGGCGGTAATGGCCTATAACCGTCTCAACCAGCGCGTCAACAAGCTTGAGCAGAATTACGACAACTTTATGGAAGAGTTCACCGCTATTCTGCATCGTCAGGCCTTCTCCAGCGACAGCAAATAA
- the tolR gene encoding colicin uptake protein TolR, with protein MARVRGRSRRELKSEINIVPLLDVLLVLLLIFMATAPIITQSVEVDLPDATDSKTVSSDDNPPVILEVSGVGQYTLVVDHNRMELLPPEQVAAEAKSRLAANPKTVFLIGGAKEVPYDEIIKALNILHQAGVASVGLMTQPI; from the coding sequence ATGGCGAGAGTACGTGGACGTAGTCGGCGCGAGCTGAAGTCCGAAATTAACATCGTTCCGCTGCTCGACGTGTTGCTGGTGCTGCTGCTGATCTTTATGGCAACCGCGCCAATCATCACGCAGAGCGTGGAAGTTGACCTGCCGGACGCCACCGATTCCAAAACGGTGTCCAGCGATGACAATCCGCCGGTGATCCTCGAGGTTTCCGGCGTAGGTCAATACACCCTGGTGGTGGATCACAACCGTATGGAGCTGCTGCCGCCTGAGCAAGTCGCGGCCGAAGCCAAGTCGCGTTTGGCGGCTAACCCGAAAACGGTCTTTTTGATCGGCGGTGCGAAGGAAGTCCCTTACGATGAGATTATCAAGGCATTGAATATTCTCCATCAGGCGGGCGTGGCTTCCGTGGGGCTGATGACCCAGCCGATCTGA